CTTCCAAGTCGGCTGCCTCTGCTTCGGCTTTCTTTCTCATGCGAGACTGTGGGAGAAGATGATGGAATTGCACAATGAGATGCAGGAGCGGCAACAGCGACTTACTTGCTCTTGTTTGGACTTTGTTTCTAATTCCAGTTTCTCTTGCACACCTTCGAGTGCCCTGTTGCTTATTTTTCTAGAAACGTATGAGTAAGTTATAAGGTTATGGTTCTATACTGCTAATTGATGCTGGATCGTCTCACCTGACTtcttccgtttcttcgtctttctccgCCAAACGTTTAGCCATTTCTTGCTGCAATTGCTGAAACTCGAGTTGGTTCTTGAGAACTTTTCCCTCTTCTGTTTCCAGTGCAGCTTCGGCCtcctgagaaaagaagatcGAGTCCGCGTTGGGACACATTGCGATGGCATCACCTCCAATTGGTTAGCCAGCTCCTCCTTTTCCatttcgctcttcttcttaccCTTTTCCGCATCATGACTACGCTTTGTCAGATCTCCCACGTTCTCGTTCAATTCATCTATCATCAACTGCTTCTGTTTGCtgtcgcgacgaacgctctcCAAATCGGACGTCATTTCACTGAACTGCTGCCTCAGTTTGGTATGCTCCGTCTGAAGGTTCTTCAAATCGCGGGCTACGTCTTCCATCTCAGACGCAGTCGTCTCGCAGCGCGATTTCCACTCCACCGCCAGCTGCTCTGCTTTCTTTGCTCTCTTATCCAACGCCGCGCCTGTTGCTTGAGCCTAGAATGTAGAACACGCTTGTCCGCTGTTCCTTGAGCAAAGGCCAATCGGGGACTCACGGCTTCTAATTCTTGAGCAAGATCCTCCACTTCGAGAGCCAGCCGATTCTTGTTCTTTTCCGACGCGACGAGTTTTCCTTGAACCTTCTTGACTTCCTCCTCCAACGCGCTCATCTGAACGCCGGTTTTCTTTCTGTAAAAAAGATACtcatatatgtatatatatatatagaacaTCTCTTTTGGACTCACTTGGCCTCTTCCAACTCCTCTATCGCGTCCTTCTCTCCTTCGAACTTGGTTCGATACTGCGACGCCTCCGTACTAGCCTTGGCAAAATTTCGCTGCAATTCGCTTTTTcccgcttcctcttcctccagCTGGTCGCGCAGCAAAGCGATCTCCTCTTTCGCCTCTCTGAGCTTTGCAGTCAAATCATTCTTTGCCTGCAAATAGAGGCCACACTCGCAAGACAACCCAATAATTCAATAGACGTACAAGTCGTTCTGCGTCGAAAGCggatttcatttcttcgtgTGACGCCTGGAGGGCTTTGTGCGTCTTGTTCAATTGCTTCAATTTCGCGTCCGTCTCGTCGTACAAATTTCTCGAATCCTGCAAATCGCTGAGAACTTTCGCTCTTTCGGCATCGACCGACTCCAAGTGGCGCTCCTTGTCCGAATGCTAGacaacaatgacgtcatcgatcgaGGGGGAGACGCTCGCTATAGCGACGCAGAGCACCCGTACCTTCGTGTGCGCTTCGGACAGGTGCGACTCGAGCTGGTGCAATTGTTTTTCTAGCGCCGACTGCACATTAGACGCGCGAATTTTCATTAGAGGACGAGCAGATGGTCAAAACAGCATTACCTTGTTCTTCTGCAATTGCTCAAGTGACGACTGAAGatcgtcgttctcggcgATGAGGCTCTGTTTGTCCTTTTCGACTctgggaaaaaaaaggaggGGCTCAGCTTTATCGCGCGCTGTTTCGCACGATGCCctacttcgtcttcgccttctgCATTGCTGCTAATCGATCCTCGAgatcgttgacgacgacgatttgcttctttttctgagCAGCGAGCGTCTGTTCGTGATCTTCCTCCATCGATTGCATTTGCTGTCGAAGTTGATTCAATCTCGTTTcggcttttttcttctccgccttcgatcgaggagaaagaagagagagggCGGAGAACGTGAGAGAACgacaagacaaaaaaagggGGAGGGGATCACCCATTAGCCTAAACTATTCCGCTCCTAGCGTGCAAAGGCTTCCCCCTGCGGGAACGAGACGAACGGCTCTCCCGCGCATTCTGTCACACGCACGCGCTCTGACCGCCTAGCGTCGAGCGTCTCGTCACAGCTCAccggcgaatcgacgacaagaGCTGGCGAACTCATCGCAATCGATTGCTCGGTGAACAATAAAggcgcgacgacgtgggTCTCGTCGCGCGAAAGAGAATGTAGGGACTGTCAGCGCCCGGACGGAAATTAAGCCTTATATGTACGCACGCGAAAGCGCGCCGGGTGTCTCGTCTAGCACGGCCAGACCATTAGCGTCGTGTCGCACACTCGGAATGGTAATTCCAACGTAAACGATTTAACGAGGAAAACCGCGAAATACGCcgcctttttttctcgcgaGACTATTTATTACCTGAAAGGCCGGAGACGCGCCGGGAccctcgtcgattcgctctTCCAAATCCTCGACCTGCATAATCAGCTCCTGATTGCGTCGCTCGAACTaatcgaaagaaaaaaacaaagagaaaagattgGACGCGAGAGAAATCGCGCCTGCCGCGCGCGTGCCTACCTTTATTCGTGTCATTCGCTCGCGATCCAACTCCTCCTGCATTTCTTGAATTTTTGTCTGGGGAGAAAACGAGCGGGCCGATCGAAAGGGCGTGACTCAATTTGCTCGCCGGCCAATACCTTGTGTCCGCGGACTACTTCCTTGTGGTCTTCGACTTCCAATTCGAGGCGCCGTCTCGACGCCTTCAAATCGTCTTTGGCGCCTTCGTGCTCCTCGATATTATCCTTCAGTTCCTAAGGAAGAGTAACGAGATATTGGCGTCCCCAAGGCACCGACGCCCGCCCGCGAGCTAAAACTACTCTCACGGGGATTTCCGCTCCCACGCGAGAAATGAAACGACGGCGCAGGCGAATGAGGAAGCCAAAGATgagcccccccccccccccccacccGCAACTATCTCCCAAACGTTAAGCACTAAAAACGCCAGACGCCTTGAACCATAACTGGCGACCACAAACccatacaaaaaaaaagacgaggcTCCCACTCTTTGGCGCACGCGCCCATCAGCTCACCTGCACCTTCCGCTGAAGTTCGCTATTGCGACGATGCAAGTCCAACTTTtggtcgaaatcgtcgtcgtcctcctcatcgtcgtcggcggcggcggcggcggcgaccggTCGCTGCATATTCGCGAAGAGCTATATCAATTTTCAATACCTCTTGATGTTTCCCATGCGCACCTCGActctcgtcgttgtcgtcactGTTGTCGGCTCGTCTTCGATGATTAtatcttcctcctcctccacctcttcttcttcttcttcttcgtcgtcggtcacTTCCTCTTCGACTTCGATCTCCTCCTCGACTTCGATTTcctcttcgatttcgatctCTTCCTCCACTTCGATTTCCTTTGGAagcacaaaaaaataaacgatCGAATTTACGAACGCGTgcacgatttcgtcgtcgccgacgccgacgccatCGTTTTCGTTTAGGAGTGCCCCCCCCACACACCTGCGCACCCCCGATCTATGCACCGGAACCGGGTACTCCCTCTGTTTCGCGCAAACCACCTGGACGCCACACGGGCGAGTGCAACAGCGCTGTCAATACGTGGGAGGACACCGCTGCGACCGCCCAATGCATAACATCCCACGACGCTTTGCCATTCGATCTCTGAGACGAAGGCATTCCGTGCGCACGATTCGAGTGTTATAGGCAGTGCGTGACACTCCCCGTCCCCGCGTCCCCGCTGCACGTTACCTCTTCCGTGGAcacttcgatttcttcggcGTCACTCATCGCTGGCTTCGCTGCGGAAAGATGGTATCGTGTAGAACAGTTTGGCTTTTGGTGAGACGTCGAAGACAGTTTGCGACAAGCGATTCTTACGTAGTTCACGTCGTCAAGCGTTCGGGGGAGCGAGAACAAATGCGGCTGTGTTGCACCTGGCTTTTGATAGAAGCAGGGCCAATCACGCGTCTGATGAGGAAGTCGAATTACGCATGGAATGCTTTCACGTGACCGTGGTTTTTG
This sequence is a window from Oscarella lobularis chromosome 7, ooOscLobu1.1, whole genome shotgun sequence. Protein-coding genes within it:
- the LOC136189370 gene encoding myosin heavy chain, skeletal muscle-like isoform X1; this encodes MSDAEEIEVSTEEEIEVEEEIEIEEEIEVEEEIEVEEEVTDDEEEEEEEVEEEEDIIIEDEPTTVTTTTRVERPVAAAAAADDDEEDDDDFDQKLDLHRRNSELQRKVQELKDNIEEHEGAKDDLKASRRRLELEVEDHKEVVRGHKTKIQEMQEELDRERMTRIKFERRNQELIMQVEDLEERIDEGPGASPAFQAEKKKAETRLNQLRQQMQSMEEDHEQTLAAQKKKQIVVVNDLEDRLAAMQKAKTKVEKDKQSLIAENDDLQSSLEQLQKNKSALEKQLHQLESHLSEAHTKHSDKERHLESVDAERAKVLSDLQDSRNLYDETDAKLKQLNKTHKALQASHEEMKSAFDAERLAKNDLTAKLREAKEEIALLRDQLEEEEAGKSELQRNFAKASTEASQYRTKFEGEKDAIEELEEAKKKTGVQMSALEEEVKKVQGKLVASEKNKNRLALEVEDLAQELEAAQATGAALDKRAKKAEQLAVEWKSRCETTASEMEDVARDLKNLQTEHTKLRQQFSEMTSDLESVRRDSKQKQLMIDELNENVGDLTKRSHDAEKGKKKSEMEKEELANQLEEAEAALETEEGKVLKNQLEFQQLQQEMAKRLAEKDEETEEVRKISNRALEGVQEKLELETKSKQEQSRMRKKAEAEAADLEGKLVEEQKSVEDLVKQVKKLQGLNKELQQLYDDQASASETDKAVIARHEKRIHDLTVEMDDVKTSWEATERARKQIEAEYREASERVSELTQLNSNVSSAKRKAEQELLSRRDEVEELRSDLKALEDRFQKTQDALIRAEGELDKERKSGKASEKARASLDRSLKDLQVKLEEAEEAAARDIKRSVAKMEAEIADLKRDIESHEKAKNENAKNAKKLERRTKELQYNYEEEQRNSLQLQENLDKANARNKSQKRRLDETEELLESMKAKNRTLSHELEEYHEKVESLEAQMARRGAGKRIGAAGRSRQVSQAEDGGVM
- the LOC136189370 gene encoding myosin heavy chain, skeletal muscle-like isoform X2, which encodes MSSPALVVDSPAEKKKAETRLNQLRQQMQSMEEDHEQTLAAQKKKQIVVVNDLEDRLAAMQKAKTKVEKDKQSLIAENDDLQSSLEQLQKNKSALEKQLHQLESHLSEAHTKHSDKERHLESVDAERAKVLSDLQDSRNLYDETDAKLKQLNKTHKALQASHEEMKSAFDAERLAKNDLTAKLREAKEEIALLRDQLEEEEAGKSELQRNFAKASTEASQYRTKFEGEKDAIEELEEAKKKTGVQMSALEEEVKKVQGKLVASEKNKNRLALEVEDLAQELEAAQATGAALDKRAKKAEQLAVEWKSRCETTASEMEDVARDLKNLQTEHTKLRQQFSEMTSDLESVRRDSKQKQLMIDELNENVGDLTKRSHDAEKGKKKSEMEKEELANQLEEAEAALETEEGKVLKNQLEFQQLQQEMAKRLAEKDEETEEVRKISNRALEGVQEKLELETKSKQEQSRMRKKAEAEAADLEGKLVEEQKSVEDLVKQVKKLQGLNKELQQLYDDQASASETDKAVIARHEKRIHDLTVEMDDVKTSWEATERARKQIEAEYREASERVSELTQLNSNVSSAKRKAEQELLSRRDEVEELRSDLKALEDRFQKTQDALIRAEGELDKERKSGKASEKARASLDRSLKDLQVKLEEAEEAAARDIKRSVAKMEAEIADLKRDIESHEKAKNENAKNAKKLERRTKELQYNYEEEQRNSLQLQENLDKANARNKSQKRRLDETEELLESMKAKNRTLSHELEEYHEKVESLEAQMARRGAGKRIGAAGRSRQVSQAEDGGVM